A single genomic interval of Blastopirellula marina harbors:
- a CDS encoding sulfatase-like hydrolase/transferase has product MALPCLPISRGLLALLFVVLTTSWLTAATKPNIVLVITDDQGYGDLACYGNPVIKTPNIDKLASESSQLSNYHVAPTCSPTRAALQSGHWTDRAGAWHTIMGRSMLRADEATLGQMLKANGYKTAMFGKWHLGDNYPYRPEDRGYDEVYRHGGGGVGQTPDVWDNAYFDGAYFHNGQIESAEGFCTDVFFRQANQFIRDNAESDQPFFAYIATNAPHGPLHCPEKYMDMYADQKQAIAAFFGMITNIDDNVGQTRALLKELGIADNTIFIYTTDNGTATGNTVFNAGMRGKKGSEYDGGHRVPLMFYWPDGGMNKKHVNDWLSHAVDIAPTLLDLVGGKAPADYQFDGKSIRPLLEADNHGEWNDRFLVTDSQRVRDPIKWKQTAVMSQKWRLVNGKELYEIHQDPGQKTNVADQHPEQVAKMQAFYDQWWAELEPTFAKTTEIYLGHPKSGEVSLTGHDWIQKEMPPWNQAHIRAAHGLNPKKNVAKHTGHWAVNVIRDGTYAVSVRRWPAEANHPIIAELSPGQNVPGASRAYRTTPGQAIPIKSATLRIDGTDIATKPVHPDDTEIVFTTQLQKGSHELAPVFLTDTKQEVGAYYAVVRYVEEKQTSKSDSQPNIIFVMADDMGWGQTGYRNHPVLKTPNLDNMAEHGLRFERFYAGCPVCSPTRASVLTGRSPDRCGVLSHGYALRHQEKTIAQALKAAGYVTGHFGKWHLNGLKGPGAPVLKDDPYSPGRFGFDEWLSVTNFYDQSPLMSREGKFEQKEGDSSDVVVAEAIKFLNKHKDGDKPMFTVIWYGTPHSPFKALEKDKASFGKLNEKSAEHYGELVAMDRSVGTLRAALREMDIADDTLLVFCSDNGGLRGIQPETVGGLRGNKGNVYEGGLRVPAIFEWPGRIEPRVTNYPACTMDLFPTVADLLSLPTDIFVQPIDGTSLKPLLAEELTSRERPIPFRFQKQAAWVDNDYKLVHPNAKTFEMYNLKTDPHEEHDLAKEEPKRFAQMKKAFLAWNDAADASFAGQDYPEGKLAEPDPEPEFWFADPRYAPYLPAWKDRWEFKSYIERVQKN; this is encoded by the coding sequence ATGGCACTACCTTGCTTACCGATATCGCGCGGACTTCTGGCACTTCTGTTCGTGGTGCTGACCACCTCTTGGCTTACGGCAGCCACCAAGCCGAACATCGTGCTGGTGATCACCGACGATCAGGGTTATGGCGATTTGGCCTGCTACGGCAACCCAGTCATTAAGACCCCCAACATCGACAAGCTGGCCTCTGAGTCTTCGCAGCTTAGCAATTATCATGTTGCCCCGACCTGCTCGCCGACTCGGGCGGCGCTACAGTCGGGCCACTGGACCGATCGTGCCGGGGCCTGGCATACGATCATGGGTCGTTCGATGCTGCGTGCCGATGAGGCGACGCTCGGCCAGATGTTGAAAGCCAACGGTTACAAGACCGCCATGTTCGGCAAATGGCACCTGGGGGATAACTATCCGTATCGGCCAGAAGATCGCGGTTACGACGAAGTCTATCGGCACGGAGGGGGCGGAGTCGGACAAACGCCAGATGTGTGGGACAACGCTTACTTTGATGGCGCGTATTTCCATAATGGTCAGATCGAATCGGCGGAAGGTTTCTGCACCGATGTTTTCTTCCGCCAGGCGAATCAGTTCATTCGCGATAACGCCGAGTCGGATCAGCCGTTCTTCGCCTACATCGCGACCAATGCACCGCATGGTCCGCTGCATTGTCCCGAGAAATATATGGACATGTACGCAGACCAAAAGCAGGCGATCGCTGCGTTCTTTGGCATGATCACCAACATCGATGACAATGTCGGGCAAACGCGGGCCCTGCTGAAAGAACTGGGGATCGCCGACAACACCATCTTCATCTACACGACCGATAACGGTACCGCGACCGGAAATACAGTTTTCAACGCCGGGATGCGTGGCAAGAAGGGAAGCGAGTACGACGGCGGGCACCGCGTGCCACTGATGTTTTATTGGCCAGACGGTGGTATGAACAAGAAGCACGTCAACGATTGGCTTTCGCACGCCGTCGACATCGCACCGACGCTACTCGATCTGGTTGGCGGCAAGGCTCCGGCTGATTACCAGTTCGATGGCAAGTCAATTCGACCGCTGCTGGAAGCCGACAACCATGGCGAGTGGAACGATCGCTTTCTCGTGACCGATTCGCAGCGAGTCCGTGATCCCATCAAGTGGAAACAAACTGCCGTCATGTCGCAAAAGTGGCGACTAGTAAACGGCAAGGAACTGTACGAGATCCACCAAGATCCTGGTCAGAAAACCAACGTCGCCGACCAACATCCCGAGCAAGTAGCGAAGATGCAGGCTTTCTACGATCAGTGGTGGGCTGAACTCGAACCGACGTTTGCCAAGACAACGGAGATTTACCTGGGACACCCTAAATCAGGTGAAGTTTCGCTGACTGGGCACGATTGGATTCAGAAGGAGATGCCACCTTGGAATCAGGCTCACATCCGAGCGGCCCATGGGCTTAATCCGAAGAAGAACGTCGCCAAGCACACCGGGCACTGGGCCGTGAACGTAATCCGGGATGGGACGTACGCAGTGAGCGTCCGGCGCTGGCCAGCCGAGGCAAACCATCCCATCATCGCCGAGCTTTCCCCAGGGCAAAACGTGCCCGGCGCGTCGCGGGCCTACCGCACAACGCCTGGCCAAGCGATTCCTATCAAGTCGGCCACGCTTCGAATTGACGGAACGGACATCGCAACGAAACCGGTTCATCCCGACGACACCGAGATTGTTTTTACCACGCAGCTACAAAAGGGTTCGCATGAATTGGCGCCGGTCTTCCTGACCGACACCAAGCAGGAAGTGGGCGCTTACTACGCCGTTGTTCGTTACGTCGAAGAGAAGCAAACTAGCAAGTCAGACTCGCAGCCGAACATCATCTTCGTCATGGCTGACGACATGGGCTGGGGACAAACTGGCTATCGCAACCATCCAGTATTAAAAACACCTAACTTGGACAACATGGCCGAACATGGCTTGCGATTTGAACGCTTCTATGCGGGCTGCCCCGTTTGTTCGCCAACGCGGGCCAGCGTCCTGACGGGCCGCTCGCCGGATCGCTGTGGTGTGCTTTCACACGGTTACGCACTCCGTCATCAAGAGAAAACGATTGCCCAAGCGTTAAAGGCCGCTGGCTACGTGACGGGGCATTTCGGTAAGTGGCATCTCAACGGATTGAAGGGTCCCGGTGCCCCAGTTCTCAAAGACGATCCTTACAGCCCAGGCAGATTCGGCTTCGACGAATGGCTTTCCGTAACCAACTTCTACGACCAAAGCCCCTTGATGAGCCGCGAAGGTAAGTTCGAGCAAAAGGAAGGTGACTCGTCCGATGTGGTCGTGGCGGAGGCGATTAAGTTTCTGAATAAGCACAAAGATGGCGACAAACCGATGTTTACCGTCATCTGGTATGGCACGCCGCATAGCCCATTCAAGGCACTCGAAAAAGACAAAGCCTCCTTCGGGAAGCTGAACGAGAAGTCAGCGGAACATTACGGCGAACTGGTTGCCATGGACCGCAGTGTCGGCACCTTGCGAGCAGCCCTTCGCGAAATGGACATCGCCGACGATACGCTGTTGGTTTTCTGTAGCGACAACGGCGGCTTACGGGGCATCCAGCCCGAAACGGTGGGTGGGCTGCGGGGCAACAAAGGAAACGTCTACGAAGGGGGGCTTCGCGTTCCAGCTATTTTCGAGTGGCCTGGGAGAATCGAACCACGGGTCACCAACTATCCCGCGTGCACGATGGACCTCTTCCCGACGGTGGCGGACCTCTTGAGTTTACCGACCGATATCTTCGTGCAGCCAATCGACGGAACCAGTTTGAAGCCATTGCTGGCCGAGGAACTCACTTCCCGCGAGCGGCCGATCCCGTTTCGCTTTCAGAAACAAGCGGCCTGGGTCGACAACGATTACAAACTAGTTCATCCCAATGCGAAGACATTTGAGATGTACAACTTGAAGACCGACCCACACGAAGAGCACGATTTGGCGAAGGAAGAGCCGAAGCGATTTGCTCAAATGAAAAAAGCCTTCCTCGCGTGGAACGATGCGGCAGATGCCAGCTTCGCCGGACAGGACTACCCAGAAGGGAAACTCGCCGAGCCTGATCCGGAACCAGAATTCTGGTTCGCCGACCCCCGTTACGCCCCTTACTTGCCGGCATGGAAGGATCGCTGGGAATTTAAGTCGTACATCGAGCGAGTCCAGAAGAATTGA
- a CDS encoding sigma-70 family RNA polymerase sigma factor — translation MTHDLPVDAASDRRYADFLAYFSADCERLHAYIYSLLPHHADADDVFQRCSLLLWKKFETFDHDRDFLSWACGVAFYEVKNFLRTAQRDRLQFSESLLELLAQQRSEEISAQTDHLAALRLCVKKLTEKQQQLVWNAYGSASTLSDLATASGRSAQTLYNQLATIRRKLAQCVQSRLAVEGGEQ, via the coding sequence ATGACTCATGACCTTCCAGTAGATGCGGCATCCGATCGCCGCTACGCCGATTTTCTGGCGTACTTCTCGGCCGACTGCGAGCGGTTGCATGCGTACATCTATTCGCTGCTTCCGCACCATGCTGACGCGGATGATGTGTTCCAGCGGTGCAGCTTGCTGTTGTGGAAGAAGTTCGAGACCTTCGACCACGATCGTGATTTTTTGTCATGGGCATGCGGCGTTGCGTTTTACGAAGTGAAGAATTTCCTGCGAACCGCGCAGCGTGACCGACTCCAGTTCAGTGAGTCCCTGTTGGAACTACTCGCCCAACAGCGAAGCGAAGAAATTTCTGCCCAAACTGATCACCTGGCGGCACTCCGGTTGTGTGTGAAGAAGCTGACCGAGAAGCAGCAACAGTTGGTGTGGAATGCTTACGGAAGTGCTTCAACACTTTCTGACTTGGCCACTGCCTCCGGGCGATCAGCGCAGACCCTTTACAACCAACTGGCAACCATTCGCCGGAAACTGGCCCAGTGCGTGCAATCCCGGCTTGCCGTGGAAGGAGGAGAGCAATGA
- a CDS encoding DUF1553 domain-containing protein: MTTYLRTITFAAALTIVGMIPAILLGDEKEAANYFETKVRPLLAQHCFECHGPKEQKADLRLDRRQHFFKGGTSGPIVEPGKPDESELIAAVKYESYEMPPKGQLPEDQIAILETWVASGAYWPEHAGDVREDDLFTAEDRAWWAFQPVTRPEVPPVDETAVAHNPIDHFILAKLNSQQLTAAPPAEARDLIRRLYFDMLGVPPTPEEIAAFEASQDENAYEQLVDQVLADPRYGERWATHWLDLVRYADSDGYRQDAYRPNAWRYRDYVIQSLNEDKSYKRFMQEQLAGDEIAPSDPDALVATHFLRGGVYEYNSRDAEGQQVLISDELTDTVGDVFLGMGIACAHCHNHKYDPILRDDYYRLQAFFKPMVWKDDVPLVDDSEVKKYEAELAKWEAKHQELLAKIEAIEAPARKSRELKAVTMFPTEVQEMYWKPEEERTTYDNQIRYLVYDQVKFEYSRLQNGIPKEDRQKWEDLKKELQAFLKTKPTPYPMASVAGDAAGKIPPTTIPDDRSNREIKPGFLTILDPEEASIDSSSVAAEETSGRRAALAKWLSQDDNPLTPRVIVNRVWQYHFGTGLSSNASDFGRLGDPPSHPQLLDWLTSEFIDSGWHFKPLHKAILLSATYRQSSRIEVPQQAKLVDPKNRLLWRYPAHRLEAEQIRDAMLAVSGELDDKSSGPASSSNSASRSVFTKKMRNSPDALLDSFDAPNGFASVARRNATTTATQSLLMFNGDWTLKRAEAMAKRLNREYGSDYTEMVRASFQESFGRDPSQSELDASVSFLEEQIAYNQDLAKAKQHDLPSTALVDEPQMQRWSTAFNISDATRNELLTLPETEPLPSHNFTIEAIVFPRKLFPDASVRTIAARWNGSNSTAGWNFGITSEKSAYRPRNLILQLIGKDKSGEVKYEVVASNLRIPSDKPYYVAAAVDFDAGTATFYARDMSYDESELETAVVKHSILGDCGDDSLRFTVGGRDSSSPHNWDGLIDDVRLTRSAILDPAKIMINDPNNLVTDDTIGMWRFVRSDPEGPLSDVEDEHPLALSLRSKSGGLSPVLVAIGDFCHVLLNSSEFQFVD, translated from the coding sequence ATGACGACCTACCTTCGAACGATCACATTTGCCGCTGCCTTGACCATTGTCGGGATGATCCCGGCGATCTTGCTGGGTGATGAGAAAGAAGCGGCGAACTACTTTGAAACTAAGGTTCGTCCTCTACTCGCGCAGCATTGCTTTGAGTGTCACGGACCGAAAGAGCAAAAGGCCGACCTGCGTCTCGATCGTCGCCAGCACTTCTTCAAAGGGGGAACCAGCGGACCGATCGTCGAGCCGGGCAAACCGGACGAAAGCGAACTGATCGCTGCGGTAAAGTATGAGAGTTACGAGATGCCGCCGAAAGGGCAGCTCCCGGAAGACCAGATTGCGATTTTGGAAACGTGGGTTGCCAGTGGTGCGTATTGGCCAGAGCATGCCGGCGACGTTCGCGAGGATGATCTATTCACTGCTGAGGACCGTGCCTGGTGGGCGTTTCAACCTGTCACGCGTCCCGAAGTCCCACCCGTCGACGAAACGGCAGTTGCCCATAACCCAATCGATCATTTCATCCTGGCCAAGCTGAATTCGCAGCAGCTAACTGCGGCCCCGCCGGCGGAAGCTCGCGATTTGATTCGGCGACTCTACTTCGACATGCTGGGCGTGCCCCCAACCCCTGAAGAGATTGCCGCTTTTGAGGCGAGCCAAGATGAAAACGCCTACGAGCAGCTGGTCGATCAGGTCTTAGCCGATCCGCGTTACGGCGAGCGATGGGCCACGCATTGGCTCGACTTAGTGCGTTACGCCGATTCCGACGGCTACCGCCAGGATGCCTATCGCCCGAATGCCTGGCGTTATCGCGACTACGTGATTCAAAGCCTGAACGAAGACAAATCGTACAAGCGATTCATGCAAGAACAGTTGGCCGGGGACGAAATCGCTCCGAGTGATCCCGACGCTCTGGTTGCCACACACTTTCTTCGTGGTGGCGTGTACGAATACAACAGCCGCGACGCCGAAGGACAACAAGTACTCATCTCAGACGAACTGACCGACACTGTCGGTGATGTCTTCCTGGGCATGGGGATCGCGTGTGCTCATTGCCACAACCACAAGTACGATCCCATCCTTCGGGACGACTACTATCGTCTACAGGCCTTCTTCAAACCAATGGTCTGGAAAGATGACGTGCCGCTCGTCGATGATTCCGAAGTCAAGAAGTACGAAGCCGAACTGGCGAAGTGGGAAGCGAAGCATCAAGAGCTGCTCGCCAAGATTGAAGCGATTGAAGCCCCGGCCCGCAAAAGCCGCGAACTGAAAGCTGTCACCATGTTCCCCACCGAGGTCCAGGAAATGTACTGGAAGCCGGAGGAGGAGCGAACCACGTACGATAATCAGATTCGCTACCTCGTCTACGATCAGGTGAAGTTTGAATACAGCCGCCTTCAAAACGGCATCCCCAAAGAAGATCGCCAGAAGTGGGAAGACTTGAAGAAAGAACTGCAAGCCTTCTTGAAAACCAAACCAACGCCTTATCCGATGGCAAGCGTTGCCGGCGATGCCGCGGGCAAGATTCCTCCGACGACGATTCCGGACGATCGCAGCAATCGGGAGATCAAGCCAGGCTTTCTCACGATTCTCGACCCGGAGGAAGCATCGATTGACTCTTCCTCCGTTGCGGCAGAAGAGACCAGTGGTCGCCGTGCAGCCTTGGCCAAGTGGCTTTCGCAAGACGACAACCCCCTGACCCCACGAGTGATTGTTAACCGTGTGTGGCAGTATCACTTTGGCACAGGACTTTCGTCGAACGCAAGCGACTTCGGCCGTCTGGGAGATCCCCCGAGCCATCCGCAACTGCTCGACTGGCTGACGAGCGAGTTCATTGATAGTGGTTGGCACTTTAAGCCGCTGCACAAAGCGATTCTGCTGTCCGCCACCTACCGTCAATCGTCGCGGATCGAAGTCCCACAACAGGCTAAGTTGGTCGATCCGAAGAATCGCCTGCTGTGGCGATACCCGGCGCACCGCTTGGAAGCGGAACAGATTCGCGATGCGATGCTGGCCGTCAGCGGAGAACTGGACGACAAGAGCAGCGGTCCTGCTTCTTCCAGCAACAGCGCTTCCCGAAGCGTGTTCACCAAGAAGATGCGAAACTCCCCCGATGCGTTGCTCGATAGTTTCGATGCTCCAAACGGCTTTGCCAGCGTGGCTCGTCGCAATGCGACCACCACCGCCACGCAGTCGCTGTTAATGTTCAATGGCGATTGGACGTTGAAGCGAGCCGAAGCGATGGCCAAACGCTTGAATCGCGAGTATGGCAGCGATTACACCGAGATGGTGCGAGCGAGCTTCCAGGAAAGTTTTGGCCGTGATCCTAGCCAGTCCGAGTTGGATGCTTCGGTTTCCTTCCTCGAAGAGCAAATCGCGTACAACCAAGACCTGGCCAAGGCGAAGCAGCATGACCTGCCTTCGACCGCACTCGTGGATGAACCTCAGATGCAGCGATGGAGCACGGCATTCAACATCAGTGATGCGACGCGGAACGAACTGCTGACACTGCCTGAGACCGAGCCCCTTCCTTCGCATAACTTTACGATCGAGGCGATTGTCTTTCCTCGAAAGTTGTTTCCGGATGCTTCGGTCCGCACAATCGCGGCTCGCTGGAACGGATCGAACTCGACCGCTGGCTGGAACTTCGGCATCACCAGCGAGAAGTCGGCCTATCGCCCACGAAACCTCATCCTGCAATTGATCGGCAAGGACAAGAGTGGCGAGGTGAAGTACGAAGTAGTGGCGTCCAACCTTCGGATTCCGTCCGACAAACCGTACTACGTGGCGGCCGCTGTCGACTTCGATGCTGGGACGGCGACGTTCTATGCTCGGGACATGTCGTACGACGAATCAGAACTTGAAACCGCCGTGGTGAAGCACTCGATCCTGGGGGATTGTGGTGACGATTCGCTTCGATTCACCGTGGGTGGCCGAGACTCCAGTTCGCCGCACAATTGGGATGGACTGATCGACGACGTCCGCCTCACTCGCAGTGCGATTCTCGATCCCGCCAAGATCATGATCAATGATCCCAATAATCTGGTCACCGACGACACGATCGGCATGTGGCGATTTGTGCGTTCCGATCCCGAAGGCCCCCTTTCTGATGTCGAGGACGAACATCCACTGGCCCTTTCGTTACGCTCGAAGAGTGGCGGCCTGAGTCCGGTATTGGTGGCGATCGGCGACTTCTGCCATGTCTTGTTGAACTCCAGCGAATTCCAATTCGTCGACTAA
- a CDS encoding DUF1501 domain-containing protein has translation MNNRPHIEVPTSRREFLAKSGGGFGALALAALMGEKAQADTAATDDVDPRAPKVTHFPAKAKNVIFLFMEGGPSHIDLFDPKPLLNKLAGKKLPESFGKVILAMGENDAPLMECPRVWKQHGESGLWVSEWFNEIATCADDLCVIRSCVSDGINHSSGVCQMNTGHVIGGRPSLGAWATYGLGTENQDMPAFVVLTDSNRQVVNGPRNWGSGFMPAAYQGVQFKPGADPILNLNPPSHITPDRQKAKLDLLSQIDHRHSEMRNDDSDLEARIKSYELAFRMQSAAPEIVDLSTETEETKQLYGIDQKETNVFGSNCLMARRLVENGVRFVQLYSGAGSGWDAHSNIEGNHGKLCKAVDKPIAGLLKDLKRRGLWDDTLVIWGGEFGRTPMSEQGNGRDHNPTGFTMWMAGGGVPGGRTIGSTDELGLRAVENEMHVHDLHASILRILGIDHTKLIYRHKGRPERIDMNEGKAEMKLLGLA, from the coding sequence ATGAATAACCGACCTCACATCGAAGTTCCCACGTCGCGGCGTGAATTCCTGGCCAAGTCAGGCGGCGGATTCGGAGCACTCGCGTTGGCTGCATTAATGGGCGAAAAGGCCCAAGCCGACACGGCTGCGACCGACGATGTCGATCCTCGCGCGCCCAAGGTCACACACTTCCCGGCGAAAGCGAAGAATGTCATCTTTCTGTTCATGGAAGGTGGTCCCAGCCACATCGACCTGTTCGATCCCAAGCCTCTGTTGAACAAGCTGGCCGGTAAGAAATTGCCGGAAAGCTTCGGCAAAGTTATTCTCGCCATGGGCGAGAACGACGCGCCGCTGATGGAGTGTCCGCGGGTTTGGAAGCAGCATGGCGAGAGTGGCTTGTGGGTCTCGGAATGGTTCAACGAGATCGCGACGTGTGCCGACGACCTATGTGTGATTCGCTCGTGCGTTTCCGATGGTATCAATCATTCGTCAGGTGTCTGCCAGATGAACACCGGCCACGTGATTGGCGGACGTCCTTCGCTCGGTGCGTGGGCGACGTACGGATTAGGGACAGAAAACCAAGATATGCCCGCGTTTGTCGTGCTAACTGATAGCAACCGTCAGGTGGTCAACGGTCCACGAAACTGGGGTAGCGGTTTCATGCCGGCTGCTTACCAGGGAGTTCAGTTTAAACCCGGGGCGGATCCGATTTTGAATTTGAACCCACCAAGTCATATCACTCCCGATCGCCAGAAGGCAAAGCTCGACTTGCTAAGCCAGATCGATCATCGCCACAGCGAAATGCGGAACGACGACTCCGACCTGGAAGCTCGCATCAAGTCGTACGAACTGGCGTTCCGCATGCAATCGGCAGCACCGGAGATCGTCGACCTCAGCACCGAAACCGAGGAGACTAAGCAGCTCTACGGCATCGACCAGAAAGAGACCAACGTCTTCGGCAGCAATTGCTTGATGGCTCGCCGCCTGGTCGAGAACGGTGTCCGCTTCGTTCAACTCTACAGCGGAGCCGGCAGCGGCTGGGATGCCCACAGCAATATCGAAGGCAACCACGGCAAGCTGTGCAAAGCGGTCGACAAACCGATCGCAGGCCTGCTGAAAGATCTTAAACGGCGTGGGCTTTGGGATGACACCTTGGTGATTTGGGGTGGCGAGTTTGGTCGTACCCCGATGTCGGAGCAAGGAAACGGTCGAGATCACAACCCAACGGGGTTCACCATGTGGATGGCCGGTGGAGGTGTCCCAGGAGGCCGTACGATTGGTTCCACAGACGAACTTGGCTTGCGAGCCGTTGAGAACGAGATGCACGTCCACGACCTGCATGCGTCGATTCTACGGATCTTGGGTATCGATCATACGAAGCTGATCTACCGCCATAAGGGTCGCCCCGAACGAATCGACATGAACGAAGGCAAGGCCGAAATGAAGTTGTTGGGCCTCGCCTAA